The following nucleotide sequence is from Candidatus Zixiibacteriota bacterium.
GTGTAGACGCTCACCAGATATCGCGCGTATTCCGGGGTTTCCGAAGACGCGATCTGCACCGTGTAGCCGCCGCCGCTCGGAGCGGGCGGCATCGGGCCGGGCGACTCCACGGGACGAGAAGTCTCAACCGCGGACGGCGGCTCGGGTTTCGTTTCCGGCTGGGGCCGCACCTCGGGAGGCAGCGCCGCCGGATCGGCCACAGCCGACTGAGCGGGATCAGACTCCGCTTGCGCGGTGGTTTCGGCGCTTGACGCCGAGGGATCGAGGCTTGCACTATCGTTGGCCTCGAGATCCCGGACTTCCTGTTCCAGTCTCGCCGCTTCTTTCTGCTTCTCGGAGCATCCGTGTGTAACTGCCAGCATCAAACCGGCGAGCAATAGCATTTTAAGCGATCTCATAACACCTCCTCAGGCGCCGGGTTATGGCCTCGACTCATCGGGAACCGCCTGTTGTCTGAGGCATATAAACCAGCGCCGGGTCGGTCGTGTCAAGAAGTTTAGCGAAGCCCCTCTCAAGTAAAGCCTTGATAACGGTGCGGGCTTGTGATACCATAGGCGGCTGTAAGGTCAACGCTATGAGATTATACGACGATTTGTTGGAACTGGTCGGCAATACGCCGATGCTGCGCCTGAGAAGCGGCATCCCTAATCCGGGCCCCCGCGCCTATGTCAAACTGGAGTTTCTCAATCCCACCGGATCGGTCAAGGACCGTATGGTGCTGCACGTCGTGCGCAAAGCGCTCCGTAACGAACGTCTCAAACCGGGCGATACGATCATTGACAACACGTCGGGTAACACCGGCGTAGCGATGGGTATGGTTGCGGCGAGAACCGGCCTGCGCGCGAT
It contains:
- a CDS encoding SPOR domain-containing protein, translated to MRSLKMLLLAGLMLAVTHGCSEKQKEAARLEQEVRDLEANDSASLDPSASSAETTAQAESDPAQSAVADPAALPPEVRPQPETKPEPPSAVETSRPVESPGPMPPAPSGGGYTVQIASSETPEYARYLVSVYTERGYQPFVTTITYDNRTYYRVRVGQFKSVAEATVLMNELVDRFSIQPWIDRIE